One Antennarius striatus isolate MH-2024 chromosome 17, ASM4005453v1, whole genome shotgun sequence genomic window carries:
- the si:dkey-288a3.2 gene encoding protein phosphatase 1 regulatory subunit 37 encodes MTTETSRLMEEPNQKEQKRKKEGKHVSFPPDDNIVSGFAEHRNADRTADDGVTLADVMVAYQQSCSKLQIHPRAGVLQQLQQGVCVGGGVKCLDLKGERLDQRSCEALEVILKSLHFDFINLQAAQLEENGASSLLDMILYYESTSHLDISDNRSMETPCWRALAHLIKQSVCLSRLDVCNVPLVDYPGQVLSRALTTSRLKVLHLHNAQLSGVPLFMLVGALKSNKALQELHLTNNQLNSYQDALQLGDLLRYNTTVGTLELSNNPLADAGLQELCEGLRQQTAGLRVLLLRNTQITANGMVHLAKALPGLKVLQILDLSENLLGNKGVQVIKEPLMANRSVLQLGLAQANMTCEGAVALAEFLAESRLIQQLDLRDNKVKFGGLMALCLALRINHSLANLEVDLISQHEQDEVLMETATRFHSEINQCCLANARRSPQTSA; translated from the exons ATGACGACTGAGACCAGCAGACTCATGGAAGAACCAAACCAGAAGgagcagaagagaaagaaagaaggaaaacacgTGTCCTTTCCCCCAGATGACAACATCGTATCAGGCTTTGCTGAGCACAGGAATGCTGACAGAACAG CTGATGATGGCGTCACCCTGGCAGACGTGATGGTGGCCTACCAGCAGAGCTGCAGCAAACTCCAGATCCATCCCAGAGCCGGcgtcctgcagcagctccag cagggtgtgtgtgtaggtggcgGTGTGAAATGTCTGGATCTCAAAG GTGAGCGATTAGACCAGCGCTCCTGTGAAGCTCTGGAAGTCATCCTGAAATCGCTGCACTTTGATTTCATCAATCTGCAGGCGGCTCAACTGGAAGAAAAT GGAGCATCGTCCTTGCTGGATATGATTTTATACTATGAATCTACAAGCCATCTTGACATTTCTGACAACAGGAGTATGGAAACACCGTGTTGGAGGGCCCTAGCTCATTTGATAAAGCAG agtgtgtgtctgtccaggCTGGATGTGTGTAATGTGCCTCTGGTTGACTATCCAGGTCAGGTTCTATCAAGAGCATTGACGACCAGCAGACTCAAAGTGTTGCACCTTCACAACGCTCAGCTCAGCGGTGTGCCGCTCTTCATGCtgg TCGGTGCACTCAAGTCCAACAAGGCTTTGCAAGAGCTCCACCTTACCAACAACCAGCTGAACAGCTACCAGGATGCTCTGCAGCTTGGAGACCTTCTGCGCTACAACACCACAGTAGGAACACTGGAGCTCAGCAACAACCCCCTAGCAGATGCTG GTTTGCAGGAGCTCTGTGAAGGTCTGAGGCAGCAGACAGCAGGTCTGAGGGTCCTGCTCCTGAGAAATACCCAGATCACTGCAAATGGCATGGTTCATCTGGCCAAAGCCTTG CCAGGGCTGAAGGTTCTTCAAATCCTGGATTTGAGTGAGAACCTCCTAGGGAACAAGGGGGTTCAGGTGATCAAGGAACCTCTAATGGCCAACCGGTCAGTGCTGCAGCTTGGCCTGGCTCAAGCCAACATGACTTGTGAAG gTGCAGTGGCACTAGCAGAGTTCCTGGCAGAGAGTCGACTGATTCAGCAACTGGACCTTCGTGACAATAAGGTGAAGTTTGGAGGCCTGATGGCATTGTGTCTAGCCCTGAGGATCAACCACTCTCTTGCTAACCTGGAAGTAGACCTCATATCCCAGCATGAGCAG